From the genome of Phoenix dactylifera cultivar Barhee BC4 chromosome 5, palm_55x_up_171113_PBpolish2nd_filt_p, whole genome shotgun sequence:
ATCggcagaggaagaagaaggagaaaaagcTGGCGGTATATGCGATTCCCGAGCATCTGAAACGGCAGATCGAGATGGATGCAGTGCCTGAAGTTCTTCATGAAACTCTCTCGCCATCAAATTATGGTGCCTATTTTGCCGTTCTGCTCTACGCAGAGGACTTCTACATTGAGGTCAGAGATACgtcctaattaaaaaaaatatcatgttGTTCTTCACTTAATTGGATATGAGGTGTTCATTCATGCTCAGTTTTTGAACAGAAGATCAAacgtaatttttttaaaaaaaatattgcgtTTAATTGCTAAGATTGCAGTGTAATTTTAGAATTTATAGTTGCTAAATATTTGGTTAAACTATTCAGTAACATTTTAGGAAGCAACGGGAATCCAGATGAACGTGCAGAATgtgtgatttatttatttatttatttatttattataaagggGGAGGCAAAGCCAACCGGCCTTTATTAGcaaagaaaagtttacataaactatttataaaaaaattgcaaGAAAACAAATTACAAAAGAACAATAAAAATCTTTTACAAAAAATAGTGGTATGTAAGTAGACATGTTAAATTATTCAACAAGCAAATCAATCTCCTAAGTAATTTGAAAGATCAATTATATAAGCTTTGTATCCCTTGTATGAGTTAGTTTTCTTCTAAAAGATAGATCAACATCTCTTAACGTGCGACGCCAATGTTGTGAGATTATTCTAATTTTGTAGATAAAAATCAAGCAGCTTCTCTGAACACAGATGTTTCCAAGTTAACAAGATTTTCTGCAGCAAAACACAATAAATAGAActtgatttttttaagaaaattcgAGCATTTTGCTCCTTCTATATTTTCCAACAAATAGCAGCAATCAAATGATCCGCAGCTTTTTTCATTAGTTGTTGGAATTTTTTATTTCTCCATTTAGTCCACAAATCACTAGTGCTGGTAGGCCATCCTCTCAGATTTAGCTGCATTTTAATTGTTATCCATAAACTACGGACAAATGGGCACCTAATTAGTAGATGTGATTTATAAATGTGTAGGATGGACATCATGGAACTGGAAATATCTTTAATTATTATAAGCACATTATAGGAGAAGTTTGAAGGCTCGCCTGACGAGGACCAAAGAGGTTAAAACAAATTATTCCctgaagagaaaaaaatgaagatgTCTTAGCTTGCAAATTGTTAGTGACACCTCCCTGAAGGTGTTCTTGCAGCTCCTACGAGTGCTGCATATATTAAAACATAACTATATCCAAAAATACATAACCAATATGAAATTATCTTGCAAGCCAGATAAATAAGAACAATCGAATGGTTACTGCTAtcggcttcttggattgccaatTTCTTTTGGGCAATCTAAGATAATAGAATGGTTATCGAACAAAAATAAATCTTATATAGAAGGTCGTGCTACATGGAGTAGATCGACTGTGCCTACCCAACATCTAGaacaaacaacaaacaataaaaacagataaaaggtgttggaagaaaaataattattggaaacaaaaatatttaattaaaaaaaattgtgccAAGGCTTTCTCACACTTCTCACCTCACTCTCCTTCTCATTCTTTTCTCACACCACTCTAAAAGAGGCCCCAGAAATCCTTTTAAATAGAGTTCATGTGAATCGGATGTTTGATTTCTACTCAAATTCAAAAACTAACACccactaaaagaaaaagtttgggCGAGGCACACTCCATTTATCCTCAGCACATCAAATTTCTCTAGCCAAACTAAGCTTTGGTAGCCGAACCGCATCTTCTAAGTGGCCCATACCAAGTATGgatgagattgctggaccacaACAATCAAGCCATACAGGAAAGGCAGTGTGGAAACGATATATTTCGATCTGTGGTGCGTCATTAAAAGATTTAAATGCCTATACAGAGTAGTTGCCACTAGACCTTGAATACATAGCACAAACCACTAAAATCAACTCAGAAGATggcaaatattttttctttccctttacaACTGCTCATGAGctatgtgatattctgaaatccTAAGTCTTGGATATTGAATTTAGTTCGTTTTGCATCATTTTATTACCATGAGCAACTTATATGCATTTACTATGACCAGAAATGGACCAATTTCCAGTTGTATAGAGTACCTCTGGAGCTGGATAACAAAAGGTGGAAGAAGGtaacgaagaagaagaatagcTGCAAGAGTGCTTGGAATGATAAGAAAACATATGTGTCATTCGAAATCACTTCCATTCCTGAGAGACGACCATATCTATTATCAAGGGACTATGTCTTTGTGCGACGATCAGGAAAGAAGACCAGATTTGAGGTTAGTATCTATAATTTGGAAATGGATTGTTTAAGATCAGTTCAACCTTGCACGTTTATAATCACATTTGGATTGTAATTTTGTGTTCCTAGAAGTAACACGGCATGGATATACTCTGAAATTCTCACCAACTACAAGAAGATTTAgtattaagaaaaagcaaaagcaGAATTTTAACCCGGAATCTTcatttcctcaaaaaaaaaaaaaagaaaaaaaaaagcaatcttCATCTATGCAATGACATCATATGCTCAATTCTTTTATTATAACTAAATTCATCCCATCATTTTGGTGAGCGTTGGAGATTACTCACCGCAAGACAACAGAAGAAAATTATAGAACAAGCAAAACCAAGTCTTAGATTCCTGATATGTTCTATCGACAAACAAgctgtaaaataaaataaaaaaaataagcatatcaaactttttgggtcatttcattttttttcttgaggtAAAATTCCTTTGAAGGACATAATTTTTCATACTTTTGAACCAGGGAAGAGTGATTGGGGTGGTAAAGAGTACTCACGTATTGACCGAGTTTGGAAATGATCTTCTCTTACAGTATTCTCCATCATACAAGTATGATGTTAAGTTTTCCTTCAATAGAACCTGTTTAAAGAGATCTCACCAGGCTGTGGAAGCTGCACTAGCTCCTTCGTTTCATCATGTGCTTTTCCCAAGTTGCCACCCAAGAACCGCAGAGATCTCTCTACCATCTGCAACTTTTTTGAATCAACGCCTTGGTGTTCATCAAATCTCAGCAATCCACAAAATTATACGGCTCAAAGGGCCTCCCCCTTATCTCATAAATGGACCACCTTCTGTAACACAGAATAATTCTCTCTCCAAAGCTGGCACTACCATTACAGAAGCAATCCTCGAAATTTACTTCCACATGGATACCAGCCGCATATTGGTGTGCTCTCCTAAAAACCACACCTGCGATACACTCATCAGTTGCTTGAACAAAAGAATCCCAGATTCGGATCTGTTTCGGGCCAATGCTAGTtttcgggaggttgaagatgTGCCAGATGATGTCTTCCCGCTGTGCTCGCATGATGGCGAATGCTTCTCCAGTCCTCCACTCTCTGTTCTCCAGAAGTTCAGAGTGATAGTTTCAACTCTTATGACTTGTTTCAGGCTTCGAGACAATGGCATCAGCCCTGGCTATTTCTCTCATATTTTCATGGTGGATGCTTCTTCAGCCACCGAACCTGATGCAATGGTGGCACTGGCAAACTTTGTAACAGATGAGACAGCAGTTGTGATAGCAGGTTCGCGAACCAAGTATGCAGATAGAGTGCGTTCCGACATGGCTCGAAGAAATGGTTTGAAGAGATCATACTTCCGTAGACTGATGGAGAGCGAGCCATACTCGAGCAATGATCCGCTATGTGTTTGCAACTTGGATGAGGAGAGCGAGAACTAAATAGTGTCATGCAGCATATCCTATGATGTTTCTTTATGTAAACTCTGAATTAATCTGAAGTTTTGAGCCTGGAAGGTTTGTTATATATAATGGATCAAGTGCCCACAAAGTCAGCATCTTGTGTTCAAGTTGCTACAGTCGTAGCAGCTGAAATTCCTGTGCCTGCAGGAGATTGGTTTTTTTTTCACGACAcctttgcatatatatatatatatatatatatatatatatatatatatatatatatagtcagTCTTGTTGCATATAAGCAGCTGAACCCCATGCATGGATCTCCCTCCTTGCAACTCTGAAATCCTATTTCGGCATGAGCATATAATAAACTAGCAAGAGCCCCTCGCTATACGCACGGGGGAGCTCAAAAATTACATAATATTTGATGGCATGATTATAATTGCATAGGATACTTCTCTAAATAAAAAGTATCGTATCTAGatgctatatatttttttaagcatGGCCTCCTTAGAGGCACTACGATGAGGAAGCTGATGAAACAATGTGTATGTTGAGCATCTTATGTGAAAGTTTATGTACCAGCACAGACGGTTGTATGCCTGGAGAAGCGGTGAAGAATAGATAGGACTTGAAGAACAATAATACTTTGATTTGATACTATATTAGTATGTTATACTTGTTGCAGGTTAACAATTTTGCAAGGTAATACCTTTAGCACATGAatgcctctctctctcgcaaaaaaaaaaagtgaaagtaAATGCACTAAACAGGAGTATACCAAAACAATGATATGTGATTTGTTACGCTCAATTAATAGAATATATAATAGTTAGAAATCTTAGCCTGTTGGTCTCACATTGCTCTAGCAAATATTACAAAACCACATAGCCGATTTTAAGGTGATCTAAGCTGGAGTTTGTGGAGCTACAGTAATAAaggatttttatatatatgcaaaaaaaaactataaTAAGAGCTAACAGAATCCCTGTTCAATATGTTTTGAacatttgtttttattttttctagatAAAAGACGCATAAATCATGAAAGCGcaagaactaaatttttctaaaaagaaTAGCAAGAACGATAAAGGGCaccaaaattttatatttacagTATCAAAGTTTTAAAACTTGGTTGCATCTGCATCAGCACCAAATTAGTCCAATCCCAATTTAAATACAGCCTAAAAACCATAAAAATTTTCAGCACAATAATTTCTAGGAACAAATTCTCTAGGGGCAACATAGGTTTCGTGGCCAGGACCAGCAAGAGAAGCATTGTGCATAACAAATTTGCAGCAATAAAAATGAGTATAAATTGGAGAGAGAAAATTGCAAACCCTTGGCTAAAAGGATAAAAAAGCATTctgaagaatatatatatatatatatatatatatatatatatatatatatatatatatatatatatatatatatatatatataggagttATTAGACCCGACTTACAAATTCTTCAATGACTGCCATGGTACCACCAACTATTTTCTTCAACCCATGTCTTATCTTGGCATTCCTCTAAAACCCAATAAGCTCTCTAAACTTAATTGGCTCCCATTGGTGGCCAAAATCGAATCGAAACTCTCAGCTTGGAAAGGAAAACTTTGCTCCTTCAGTGGCAAGCTTACACTTATAAATGTTGTCCTCTCCTCTCTACGCTTATATTATGTCTCTCTTCGAACATCCAGCATAGGTTATCAAAAAAATTGATTCCCTAAGAAGGCACTTCCTTTGGAAGGGCTCAGATAATATCCAGGGGCTCTCATATGAGATCAATTGGGACAAAGTTTGCATGGCTAAAGAAGCAGAGTGTTTCGATATTAAAAATCTCAAAGATTTCAGATAAGCACTGCTTTCCAAATAGGCTTGGAGGTTCCTCAAAAGAGAACCAGATCCATGGAGAAAGCTCCTGTCTTCTATTTACTTTAAAAAAGTCTTGCTTTCTAGCTCCTAGCTGGAAACCTAAAAGAAAGTGCTTTAATTTTAGAATATATCCAAATATCTAGTTGGAAATGATATTGATAAACTATTCTGGAAAGACTATTGGATCATGGACACTCCCATAAATAAAGCCTTTAAGAACGTTGTGTTGAAGGTTGTCATGCATTCCCATCTATTATTGACTTCCTTGAAGCAATTCACTTGAAAGAGGGTTTCCTCGTGTACGTGtgttagcataattttcaaaatgGCATCCTCATTAAAAGTGGCTTACCAGAATCTATGTTGCTTTTGATTTATATATTTAGCTCAAGTGAAGTATTAAACATCTACAAAATAGCATGTCCAAATAATGCATGAATTGCAATCAACCAAATCAAGTTTTGAATTAATTAGCACAAGCCTGATTACTATGTTTTAGTTCACACACATTTGACTCAACAAGGTCTGCTAACCTAACAACAATCTCAGCTAGTTTAAATACAAAGAAATTTAATTAACTATAACTCAAGTTGCGTTGCAACTTACATTTCAATAATTGACTTGTAAGAAAACtcaattcatatttttggaaGAGAGTTTGGAACAAAGAGGGATATCTTTCATAGACATTCCATCAAATACCTTGCAAGTGGATACTAAGCCAGAGTGTTTGACACACATGAAGATAGTGGTCTTCTGGTTGAAGAGATCGGCGTCACAGTTGCTGGTGGAGAGGGCTGGGCACGAATTTGGGCCGCCATGGGGAGGGAGCAGGAGGCACTATAACACTTGAGGAGGCGAAGAAGGTGAAGGAGGAGTAGAGAGAGCGAGCAGcggtggagaaggaggaggtgaTGTGAAGGAGGAGGGCGGCATGATGAAGTTGAATGCAAAGGAGGCAGTTGTGGATCCCTTGGAGGCGATGAGGGCCAGCAGCAACATCGATGGCAGCGATGAGGAAGTTCTCAAGAGTGGGGCAGGGGCAGAACagaggaagggaaggaggaggaggaggaggagaagcttTTGTGGTGAAGTTTGAGATTGAGGATGTGGCTGTGGgcttctcagaggcggcagtGGCCAATTATAGCATCGAGGGTGGCGGCAAGGAGCGAGAGTAGGTTGGGAAGGGACGGAGGAACAGAgttttttctctttctaaagaaaataataagatattgttggcggaggccggtGTGGGCCAAGTCAGCAGGGCTTGCTTGTTCGCGGAGGCCGATGTGGGCCCAAGTCGCAATGGAACGCCAAGGGGGTGCTTAGGATGGTCGGTTTAAAGATCATGGTTAAGCCTTTACTATTACGTGCGGTTTTTAGTAAGATGGCAGCGCCTACggtcctaacagtggtatcagagccaacaGCATAGGTCCGATTCCTAGTATAAgcgattaaaaaataaaaaaaactcccTTGCTGGGGGCCACCCGTGGTGGAGGCTGGTGTGGGCCAAGTTGCAATCGAATGCCGGAGGGGCGCTTGGGATAGTCGATTTAAAGATCATGGTTAAGCCTTCACTTTCACCTGTGGGTTTTAGTGAGATGGCAGCGCCTACGGTTGCAAATTCTTTTTGCACCCATTTTGACTATAAGTCAGACCTACCGTAATATAGTTTTTAAGTTGAAACTATTGAACAACTTACTGTACAATTTGAGTTGTAGAGATGAGCTACCACAatataattttgatttaaaactaTCGAGCACAATTGAAGTTGCAGATATGACCTACCACAATATAACTCTGAGTTGAAACTATCACGCAACTTACTATATAATTTGAGATGCAAACATCACCTACTGCAATATAATTCTGAGTTGAAACTATCGAGCAATTTACTATATAATTTGAGTTGTAGACATCCAAATAAGCAAGTTAGTCTGCACTTgcaatttgtgctgcatgagaTTCCAATTATGAAATTCCAAACAGCCCATAATTCTTTTTTGATTTAACATATATAGCAATGTAGGGTCACCTTATCCATTACATAATTTAGTTTAGTTTTGGTAAGATAATATTCCACTAGTATTAAAAGCCGTTTGATACCGACCCAGGGGAGGGGAGATGGGATGTGGATCTGATACGTGAGGCCTTTGGGGAGCAGTTGGTGGAGAGGATTTTGGCTTTACCGATACCGATCCGGGAGGAGCCAGATAGATTGGTATGGTTGCCGACAGGTCGGGCGAGGGTACGGACCAGGGATGTCCACGCTTGGGCCAGTAGGGAGCCTGATAGGCGGATTGACGGTGGCTGAATATGGAGGATGAGGGTGCACCCCAGAGTGGCGCTCTTTCTTTGGAAGGTGGCCTAGGGCTGCCTTCCGACCAGGAGTGTGTTGGCTAGGCGGGGGATGAGGTTGGATCTACTTTGCGAGAGGTGCCTCGATGCTGAGGAGACTATTAGCCATGTACTGCTTCGATGCCCTATTGCTCTGCAGTGTTGGAGACATGCATCTACGTTGCTTCCTCCGCGGTGGGAGACGTTGGAGGATATGCTTCGGTACCTGCGTGAGTCTACGCGGAGGCCGAGTTCTGCTGAGACAGGTACTATAGTGGCTTACTTAGCctatcatatttggttggatAGGAACGATCGCGTGTTCGAGGGCGAGCGATCCTTTCCTCGAGTTGTGATTGAGAGAGCCCTACGGCAGGCGGCGGAGGCATCTATGATGGCCTCATCGTATCCACCCGAGAGGGCCAGGGATATCTGGGGTACCTGTATTGCTGTCTCAGCGTCCAGGTTTCGATGtttttcttgggtacccccaccccctggttatcttaaggtgaatttcgatggtGGCATGGCAGAGGATGGCGCCTCGGGGGGCGTGGGCTTTGTGATCAGGGATCATGTAGGCAGTCTTGTAGCTGCTGGAGGACGGAGTACACCGGGTACGACTATCGTGGGAGCGGAGGTGCGGGCAGCCTGGGAGGGCATTTTGTATGCGAGACGGGTGTTGGGGGCCGATTGCCTCTGCCTCGAGGGTGACTCCTCCACGGTGATTGATTGGATACGAGGTGTTGATACATATGGGGATGGCCACCCCCTGATACGGGATACGCGTAGATTGGTGCGGGAGCTGACCTTCTGTCAGATATCTCATGTAtatcgggaggcgaacagtgcagcagactactgggtcgcctcctatgtTGCTCAGCACTCTAGGGAGTTTCTCTGGACTAGCTTAGAGTGCATCCCACACTCCTTATTTTGTTTAGTTTCCTTTAATATGTCAGGTTGTATTCACGTTAGAGGTACTTGAAATGAAATACcgctttgaccaaaaaaaaaaaaaaaaaaaaaaaaaaaagccgttTGATGGTTAAACCAACTTTTGAAGTTGTTTTGGATTGTACTCCCAATTATGTTCGGCAAAAGTTCTAATAAATCTTTATAAGGCCTAGTGATCCTGTGTGAGAGTGGCAACTTGGGCTAGACCCAGCAACCCGCTAGAACTTGCAAatttgcatgcagaaatttataTTTGGGTTAGCCATTTGGCAACCTAAGAAAAACCAAGTTCTCTTGAACATGGCAAGCTAGAGATTGGTTGCCATCCTTCTGATTTTCACTAAGGAAACATGACTCAAATTTCAAGCCGTCAAACCAAATCCTAATCTCCAAACGTTTTTGACAAATTTCTAGAAAGACAACATTGTGTTTTTACTTCAGCAGGAtggtttgtttattttttaaca
Proteins encoded in this window:
- the LOC103712459 gene encoding probable RNA helicase SDE3; the protein is MDESGKKNKPSVRSLWVVKSVKKPQDQVSAAGQVSWKAVGKSPEPVSKESPEISASVAEEAPEVAGTSPANSLISVPLPSGSSSGESDSEKDDVPPVADRQRKKKEKKLAVYAIPEHLKRQIEMDAVPEVLHETLSPSNYGAYFAVLLYAEDFYIEKWTNFQLYRVPLELDNKRWKKVTKKKNSCKSAWNDKKTYVSFEITSIPERRPYLLSRDYVFVRRSGKKTRFEGRVIGVVKSTHVLTEFGNDLLLQYSPSYKYDVKFSFNRTCLKRSHQAVEAALAPSFHHVLFPSCHPRTAEISLPSATFLNQRLGVHQISAIHKIIRLKGPPPYLINGPPSVTQNNSLSKAGTTITEAILEIYFHMDTSRILVCSPKNHTCDTLISCLNKRIPDSDLFRANASFREVEDVPDDVFPLCSHDGECFSSPPLSVLQKFRVIVSTLMTCFRLRDNGISPGYFSHIFMVDASSATEPDAMVALANFVTDETAVVIAGSRTKYADRVRSDMARRNGLKRSYFRRLMESEPYSSNDPLCVCNLDEESEN